In one window of Leptospira sp. GIMC2001 DNA:
- a CDS encoding IS3 family transposase, translating into MKKFRKSTLEYKEKAEYFFDYLEIFYHRHRIHSKLGYLSPVKFEEQTV; encoded by the coding sequence ATGAAAAAGTTTAGAAAATCGACTCTCGAATATAAAGAAAAAGCAGAATATTTTTTTGATTATTTAGAAATATTTTATCATAGACATAGAATTCATTCTAAATTAGGTTATTTGAGTCCAGTTAAATTTGAAGAGCAGACGGTATAG
- a CDS encoding choice-of-anchor D domain-containing protein: MKTKILNYLTLVFLSISLTNCPTGGAGADFSGLLLLLGGGSSGSSTPTEPDRPAPGMALHQGSVKMESGETTDFGLEIANVTVGKTSTFQISNTGTTQFNLIGSPIVTIGGQNVSEFSVTQPSKTNLSPNENTSFIVSFRPNSVGVKNAFIEFQTSDEGIPKFRLNLRGEGSNPASRISILRGADIQAKNSTINMGSVQELLNGDPLLLTIKNTGSLDLTFDSPAVDSSNAQFSISQPSTTPLVPGATRNFSITFQPSSTGTKTAVISLQGLNDPSNPTFHFNVEGTGTPTPVPTIEITQNNVNYTAGGSLPTFGIIWPNSVSSTRTVTIRNTGSLQITGLNVSKSGANSSLFSISALSPPGTTIDPGASKTFGIAFEPTSEGAKVATVNITSANGSNGSASNSAISLEGTGHSGKDVLVSWTAVKEKDISAAGGGYNICYSQTSGFDPSLAGNGTVFCDALNWTSGTTPSSKVITVKNYGNWYIKVYSFTQHRSQGSEPSTQVSVNVPQ; the protein is encoded by the coding sequence ATGAAAACAAAAATATTAAATTATCTAACTCTAGTATTCCTTTCGATCAGCCTAACAAACTGCCCAACAGGCGGTGCTGGTGCAGACTTTAGCGGTCTTTTGCTTCTATTAGGTGGCGGCTCTAGCGGTAGCTCGACTCCAACTGAACCCGATCGACCCGCACCTGGAATGGCACTACATCAAGGCTCAGTCAAAATGGAAAGTGGTGAAACCACGGATTTTGGATTAGAAATTGCAAATGTGACTGTAGGCAAAACTTCGACTTTTCAAATTAGCAACACAGGCACAACTCAGTTCAATCTCATTGGAAGTCCCATCGTTACAATTGGCGGACAGAATGTATCTGAATTTTCTGTAACTCAACCTAGTAAAACAAACTTATCACCTAATGAGAATACAAGCTTTATAGTAAGCTTTCGACCTAATTCAGTGGGCGTGAAGAACGCATTTATTGAATTTCAAACAAGTGACGAAGGCATACCAAAATTTCGTTTGAATCTTCGAGGCGAGGGTTCAAATCCTGCTTCGAGAATATCTATATTGAGAGGAGCAGATATCCAAGCCAAGAATAGCACAATCAATATGGGCTCCGTACAAGAACTGTTAAATGGTGATCCACTCCTATTAACCATTAAAAACACAGGAAGCTTGGATTTAACGTTTGATTCTCCGGCAGTTGATTCTTCCAATGCTCAGTTTAGTATTTCTCAACCTTCAACCACTCCACTAGTTCCAGGAGCGACGAGAAATTTCAGCATTACCTTTCAACCATCTTCCACTGGCACGAAAACAGCAGTCATATCTTTGCAAGGATTGAATGATCCATCCAATCCAACTTTTCATTTCAATGTAGAAGGAACAGGAACTCCAACCCCCGTTCCAACAATTGAAATTACTCAGAACAATGTGAACTATACGGCTGGCGGATCCCTTCCAACTTTTGGTATCATCTGGCCGAACTCTGTGAGTTCCACTCGCACAGTGACAATTCGCAATACCGGTTCCTTGCAGATTACAGGCTTAAATGTAAGTAAATCAGGTGCAAATAGTTCATTATTTTCAATTTCCGCCCTATCTCCGCCAGGCACAACCATTGATCCTGGTGCAAGTAAGACTTTTGGAATTGCTTTTGAACCTACATCAGAGGGGGCAAAAGTTGCGACCGTAAATATAACAAGCGCTAATGGATCGAATGGATCGGCATCTAATTCAGCAATTAGCTTGGAAGGAACTGGACATTCTGGCAAAGATGTTTTGGTTTCTTGGACTGCCGTAAAAGAAAAAGACATCAGTGCAGCAGGTGGTGGGTACAATATTTGTTACAGTCAGACTTCTGGTTTTGATCCAAGCCTTGCTGGAAATGGAACTGTTTTTTGCGATGCTTTAAATTGGACGAGTGGAACAACTCCAAGCTCGAAAGTAATTACTGTAAAAAACTATGGAAATTGGTATATTAAAGTTTACTCATTTACTCAACATAGATCGCAAGGAAGCGAACCTTCTACGCAAGTTTCCGTAAATGTTCCACAATAA
- a CDS encoding S8 family serine peptidase — translation MKTTSIYKKLFSSITILILMLLSVGVYSGPNKDILVPDFTNFIRPSFSNQNSKPIFRSDELVIGYKKTVNSSELGSKTASMKVIPSNISNRSRSVTAIISENETIGSAIQRIQKDPSVEYVEPSYLYYPTATAPNDPQWNKLWGLQNTGQTLADPVYTSNSSNPGTSGKDMNILGAWDVTKDCDDIVVAVLDTGVNYNHEDFTGNMWNGAGCVDHNGTAVGGGCPNHGWDFVDSDNNPMDQEGHGTHVAGTIGAVGNNGVGISGVCQKAKLMAVRVLGPEGGSNTMVANGIYFAVRNQAKVINMSLGGAGSSTEISNAINFARDNDVLVVVAAGNENVNLSTGNSYPCKFSQENILCIAALDQKYARASFSNYDNRATVSSRTVDIGAPGTNIQSSYGETQESTDNYVGWTMAGTGGSNDWISTTCSGRSMLAFVNCSVATWFFGGSQNFTDASTDVNRRTYKSFSINNAASNVSLNHAIVSIGEPASGGCYDYMQATHTNTAADPNFSGNNLISLWDSNRGAMMNRFCATSSNAFVSETSTFLSECVGSSTCTIGYRYYSDDSVNSPGGFVLVTSISTWAPTTNAYAFVNGTSMASPHVAGLAALLRSHNANFSYLDTKNKIIAGGTSESTLTAITRYGVAANANNSMKHLDQVTNVTATLQ, via the coding sequence ATGAAAACAACATCAATTTATAAAAAACTTTTTTCCTCAATTACAATACTCATACTTATGCTTTTATCGGTTGGAGTCTACTCAGGACCCAATAAAGATATTCTAGTTCCCGATTTTACAAATTTTATTAGACCAAGCTTTTCAAATCAAAATTCCAAACCAATATTTCGCAGTGATGAATTGGTAATCGGCTACAAGAAAACCGTAAATAGCTCCGAGCTTGGTAGCAAAACCGCATCCATGAAAGTAATTCCGAGCAATATCAGCAATCGTAGTAGATCCGTTACAGCAATAATTTCTGAGAACGAAACCATTGGTAGTGCAATACAAAGAATTCAAAAGGATCCTTCAGTTGAATACGTAGAGCCCAGTTATCTATACTACCCAACGGCAACGGCACCTAATGATCCACAATGGAATAAATTATGGGGACTTCAGAATACAGGACAGACACTGGCTGATCCAGTGTATACTTCCAATTCATCGAATCCAGGAACCTCTGGCAAAGATATGAACATACTTGGCGCTTGGGATGTTACTAAAGATTGCGACGATATCGTTGTTGCTGTCTTGGATACCGGTGTAAATTATAATCATGAAGATTTCACAGGAAATATGTGGAATGGAGCAGGATGCGTTGATCATAATGGAACTGCCGTAGGTGGTGGATGTCCTAATCATGGTTGGGATTTTGTTGATAGTGACAATAACCCAATGGACCAGGAAGGTCATGGAACTCATGTTGCTGGGACTATTGGAGCCGTAGGTAACAATGGTGTAGGAATTTCCGGAGTTTGCCAAAAAGCAAAACTAATGGCTGTTAGAGTTCTTGGTCCTGAAGGTGGTAGCAATACCATGGTCGCAAATGGAATCTATTTTGCTGTTCGCAATCAAGCAAAAGTTATCAATATGAGTCTGGGAGGTGCTGGTTCTTCAACAGAGATTAGCAATGCGATCAATTTTGCTCGAGACAATGATGTGCTAGTAGTTGTTGCCGCAGGTAATGAAAATGTAAACCTATCGACGGGCAATTCTTATCCTTGTAAATTTTCTCAAGAAAATATACTTTGTATCGCAGCACTTGATCAAAAGTATGCAAGAGCTAGCTTTTCCAACTATGACAACCGAGCAACTGTTAGCTCAAGGACAGTTGATATTGGTGCACCAGGAACAAATATCCAAAGCTCTTATGGTGAAACCCAAGAGTCTACTGACAATTATGTAGGCTGGACTATGGCTGGAACTGGAGGAAGTAATGATTGGATATCAACAACTTGTTCTGGAAGAAGTATGCTTGCGTTTGTAAATTGCTCTGTTGCTACCTGGTTTTTCGGTGGTTCACAAAATTTTACAGATGCTTCAACTGATGTAAACAGACGAACTTATAAATCCTTTTCTATCAATAATGCTGCGTCCAATGTATCCCTCAATCATGCTATTGTATCGATTGGAGAGCCTGCTAGTGGAGGATGTTATGATTATATGCAAGCAACACACACCAACACGGCTGCCGATCCAAATTTTTCAGGAAATAACTTGATCAGTCTATGGGATTCAAATCGTGGAGCAATGATGAACAGGTTCTGCGCAACATCATCTAATGCATTTGTATCGGAAACTTCAACATTTCTATCAGAATGTGTAGGCAGTTCAACTTGTACAATTGGTTACCGATATTATTCAGATGACAGCGTAAATAGTCCGGGAGGTTTTGTTTTAGTAACGTCTATCTCAACCTGGGCGCCGACAACCAATGCCTATGCTTTCGTAAATGGAACATCTATGGCTAGTCCCCATGTTGCAGGACTCGCTGCATTGCTGCGATCACACAATGCTAATTTTTCTTATCTTGATACTAAGAATAAGATCATAGCTGGAGGAACTTCTGAATCTACTCTAACTGCAATCACTCGTTACGGAGTAGCTGCCAATGCAAATAATTCCATGAAGCATCTAGATCAAGTAACGAATGTTACGGCAACTTTGCAGTAA
- a CDS encoding acyl-CoA dehydrogenase family protein, which yields MISNNYFTDDEDLKLFFDEIIDWKEIIEESEGLEFFAHKKYLETNDSRYEMAPSNIEEAYELYKSSLESLGEFFGTEVSQASKAMDQNELKYNDGKVIFPQETIDIYEKFIQTGLMGYSISREAGGLEFPASLCAFFVMIMARADVSFCMTTTLLNLAQIVSRYGTKEQIEKYAAEAAQGQRLFAMALTEPDFGSDLNSIRTIATKQEDGSYRITGTKRFISQGCGLGEYPSLLLTLARTGKAGGGARGLSVFIVKSEDVVVAGIEKKMGIHASPTCEIVYDNTPAEILGEEGLGLTRYTAGMTNFMRLGSAAGGPGGSAGVYYECFKYANERIQFGKPIIEIPAVAELLDKIKREMNAMRLFVLETARVIDKYQHHQIRLEKEGLDDSRIRKDERVKFWSTIASTLTPLAKYYGSEEGHKCASIGVQIYGGAGYTEDYEVSRMFRDSRINTIYEGTSQIHVRIATGAILAGMSGDGNLRKYINSLQANLTSPSKYLEDQYTLLEESIQVLRSIKADEVKERLAENLIVQMVRYISSLLYERALGKIKTQVQLNNWKVECKNYVIDSAAIAKACNYRILNFA from the coding sequence ATGATATCTAATAATTATTTTACAGACGATGAAGATCTCAAACTATTTTTTGATGAGATTATAGATTGGAAAGAAATTATTGAAGAGTCGGAAGGATTGGAATTCTTTGCTCACAAAAAATACTTAGAAACAAATGATTCCCGATATGAGATGGCACCTTCTAACATCGAGGAGGCCTACGAGTTATACAAATCAAGTCTTGAGTCTCTCGGTGAGTTCTTTGGTACAGAAGTTTCGCAAGCTTCAAAGGCAATGGATCAAAATGAACTCAAGTATAATGATGGTAAGGTGATTTTTCCCCAAGAGACTATTGATATTTATGAAAAGTTTATCCAAACAGGGTTAATGGGTTATTCAATTTCTCGAGAAGCTGGTGGATTGGAATTTCCTGCTAGCCTTTGTGCTTTCTTTGTTATGATTATGGCACGAGCTGACGTTTCATTTTGCATGACAACGACTCTTTTGAATTTAGCGCAAATCGTTTCTCGATATGGAACAAAAGAACAAATTGAAAAATATGCAGCAGAGGCAGCACAAGGACAGCGTTTGTTTGCTATGGCTCTAACAGAGCCTGATTTTGGCTCCGATCTAAATAGTATACGAACCATTGCAACAAAGCAAGAAGATGGATCATATCGAATAACGGGAACTAAACGATTCATTTCGCAGGGCTGTGGATTGGGAGAATATCCATCTTTGTTATTGACCCTTGCTCGTACGGGAAAAGCGGGCGGTGGAGCTCGAGGACTTTCGGTTTTTATTGTAAAAAGCGAAGACGTTGTGGTTGCAGGAATAGAAAAGAAAATGGGAATCCACGCTTCACCAACCTGCGAGATAGTTTATGACAATACGCCCGCAGAAATTCTGGGAGAAGAAGGACTAGGATTAACCAGATATACAGCTGGTATGACAAATTTTATGCGATTGGGAAGTGCAGCGGGCGGGCCTGGGGGCTCGGCCGGAGTATATTACGAATGTTTCAAGTATGCAAATGAGAGAATCCAATTTGGCAAACCCATAATTGAAATCCCGGCAGTGGCCGAATTGCTTGATAAGATTAAGCGTGAAATGAATGCTATGCGACTTTTTGTATTAGAAACTGCTCGTGTAATTGACAAATACCAACACCACCAAATCCGTTTAGAAAAAGAAGGGTTGGATGATTCTCGAATTCGTAAGGATGAACGAGTGAAGTTTTGGTCAACCATTGCTTCGACTCTTACTCCACTTGCCAAATACTATGGATCTGAAGAAGGGCATAAATGCGCAAGTATTGGCGTTCAGATCTATGGTGGTGCTGGATACACAGAAGACTATGAGGTCTCTCGTATGTTTCGAGACTCAAGGATCAACACTATCTATGAAGGAACTAGCCAAATTCATGTTAGAATTGCAACAGGAGCAATACTTGCAGGAATGAGTGGTGATGGCAATCTTAGAAAGTATATTAACAGTTTACAAGCGAATCTAACATCTCCTTCAAAATACTTAGAAGATCAATATACATTGTTAGAAGAATCCATTCAGGTATTGCGATCAATTAAGGCAGATGAAGTGAAAGAACGACTGGCTGAGAATTTAATCGTACAAATGGTTCGCTATATATCCAGCCTTTTGTATGAACGAGCTTTAGGAAAAATAAAAACACAAGTGCAATTGAATAATTGGAAAGTTGAATGTAAAAATTATGTGATCGATAGCGCTGCCATAGCAAAAGCTTGCAACTACCGGATATTGAATTTTGCTTAA
- a CDS encoding TetR/AcrR family transcriptional regulator produces MPIKKRSASQKKAKTAGRPRKKNALNVREALIQAGAELLKSTSLEEISLRKVATLAGVSHVATYHHFENKNALFSAMAEIGFQKYFDTFQKELARTNQDFIGRYQALGWTYFQFIMDNQQFARIMFGGLGKNAKRNPTLSAVSRRTYRQLHEIIRLGQKTGHLKQGKTREKTLASWAMIHGIAMLFLEGRLQMKNNKEEMEKFIHSVTEYTYIGML; encoded by the coding sequence ATGCCAATCAAAAAGCGAAGCGCTTCTCAAAAGAAAGCGAAAACTGCTGGTCGCCCTCGAAAAAAGAATGCATTGAATGTTAGAGAAGCTTTGATTCAGGCAGGTGCTGAACTTCTTAAGTCTACTTCTCTTGAAGAAATATCCCTTCGAAAAGTAGCCACACTAGCAGGAGTAAGCCATGTGGCAACCTATCACCATTTTGAGAATAAGAATGCATTATTTTCAGCTATGGCAGAAATCGGATTTCAGAAATATTTTGATACCTTCCAAAAAGAATTAGCTCGAACCAATCAAGATTTTATAGGTCGGTACCAAGCTCTTGGTTGGACTTATTTTCAGTTTATAATGGACAACCAACAATTCGCACGAATCATGTTCGGTGGCTTAGGTAAGAATGCTAAACGCAATCCAACTCTATCGGCCGTATCGAGAAGAACATATCGGCAGCTACATGAAATCATAAGATTAGGTCAGAAAACAGGACATCTTAAACAAGGCAAAACTCGTGAAAAAACATTAGCATCTTGGGCGATGATTCACGGAATTGCAATGTTATTCCTGGAAGGAAGACTACAAATGAAAAATAATAAAGAAGAAATGGAGAAATTTATTCATAGCGTAACCGAATATACTTATATTGGGATGCTTTAG
- a CDS encoding oxidoreductase, producing the protein MLKAFEPIQIGNLTLPNHFVMGSMHLGLEGEVGTAERMAAFYERRFDGGVGLIVTGGISVNEAGKGSKTFFNFQVPEHANELQKMNQLLKGKGTMCAQLFHAGRYANSRDCVAPSPIRAPINRFIPKALSEEECWKTIEDFGISARIAAEVGFGAVEIMGSEGYLLNQFFSPVTNQRDDYFGGDSIRRMNMSVEVLRSVIKNLPEGFPVIFRMSGIDLIPGNPTFDDVVQLAKLLREEKVSALNIGIGWHESRIPTISQLVPRGAWSNIAGKIKAKTPGVPIIASNRVNDPITMEKIFGNNEADIISMARPFLADANIINKVKSGDYKRINTCIACNQACLDHAFQERSVSCIVNPEAVNELQFPTEKVQEPKSVVIIGSGPAGLEAARASASLGHNVVVLEKANSLGGQFHLASHIPGKSEFKETMRYFENELAALGVTIRTNTVANLELLEDMNPDVVIFATGVIPREFSLTGLENLPYGNYTDYLTGKFIPGKKVAVIGGGGIGVDVAHKLTEDSDPSYESYDHKYNISSYTQVAIQPHESDRKVAVFRRNGKHGAGLGPTTFWALKQELDSAGVEFYHGLDYKEVTKEGLKVVLKNGEEFIYKCDSIVLCVGQEKESSLYEEFTSKFPNKEAIVIGGAKNSKAVDAKRAFLEGLEAAHSIGVKK; encoded by the coding sequence ATGTTGAAAGCTTTTGAGCCAATCCAAATTGGAAACTTAACTCTACCTAATCATTTCGTAATGGGATCGATGCACTTGGGGCTCGAAGGTGAAGTCGGAACTGCTGAGCGGATGGCAGCCTTTTATGAAAGAAGATTTGATGGTGGTGTCGGACTCATTGTCACGGGTGGTATAAGCGTCAATGAAGCAGGAAAAGGTTCTAAAACTTTTTTCAACTTTCAAGTTCCAGAACATGCCAATGAGCTTCAAAAGATGAATCAATTATTGAAAGGAAAAGGTACAATGTGTGCGCAACTTTTTCATGCAGGACGTTACGCCAATTCACGAGACTGCGTTGCTCCTTCTCCAATAAGAGCACCTATCAATCGGTTTATTCCGAAAGCGTTGAGCGAAGAAGAATGTTGGAAAACAATTGAAGATTTTGGTATTTCTGCTCGCATCGCAGCCGAAGTTGGTTTCGGAGCAGTTGAAATTATGGGAAGTGAAGGCTATCTTCTAAATCAATTCTTTTCACCCGTAACAAATCAAAGAGATGATTACTTCGGTGGTGATTCCATTCGAAGAATGAATATGTCTGTTGAAGTTCTTCGATCGGTAATAAAAAATTTACCTGAAGGATTCCCTGTAATTTTTCGTATGTCTGGAATTGATTTAATTCCTGGCAATCCAACCTTTGATGATGTTGTTCAACTAGCAAAACTATTACGAGAAGAAAAAGTTTCTGCTTTAAATATTGGAATTGGCTGGCATGAATCGAGAATCCCTACGATCAGTCAGTTGGTTCCCCGTGGTGCTTGGTCAAATATTGCCGGAAAGATTAAAGCAAAAACACCCGGTGTTCCTATCATCGCATCCAATCGTGTCAATGATCCAATCACAATGGAGAAAATATTTGGTAACAATGAAGCGGATATTATTTCTATGGCTCGGCCTTTTCTCGCAGACGCAAATATAATTAATAAAGTAAAATCAGGTGATTATAAGCGGATCAATACTTGTATTGCTTGTAACCAAGCATGTCTTGATCATGCATTCCAAGAACGATCTGTATCTTGTATCGTGAATCCAGAGGCTGTAAACGAATTGCAATTTCCGACCGAAAAAGTGCAAGAACCAAAATCTGTTGTAATCATTGGATCGGGACCTGCTGGATTGGAAGCTGCTCGCGCAAGTGCTTCACTCGGTCACAATGTGGTAGTTTTGGAAAAAGCGAATTCGTTAGGTGGTCAATTCCATTTGGCCTCACATATACCTGGCAAATCAGAATTCAAAGAGACTATGCGATATTTTGAAAATGAGCTAGCAGCGCTTGGAGTTACAATTCGTACGAATACTGTTGCAAATTTGGAATTATTGGAAGATATGAATCCCGATGTTGTGATATTTGCAACTGGAGTAATCCCTCGAGAATTTTCTCTGACAGGTTTAGAAAATCTACCATACGGAAATTATACGGATTATCTGACAGGAAAATTTATACCAGGCAAAAAAGTTGCAGTGATTGGAGGAGGAGGAATTGGTGTCGATGTTGCGCATAAGCTAACAGAAGATAGTGATCCAAGTTATGAATCCTACGATCATAAATACAATATTAGTTCTTATACTCAAGTTGCAATCCAGCCTCATGAATCAGATAGAAAAGTTGCTGTTTTTAGAAGAAACGGCAAGCACGGAGCGGGGCTTGGTCCGACAACATTCTGGGCTTTGAAGCAAGAACTCGATTCCGCTGGAGTAGAATTCTATCACGGACTTGATTATAAAGAGGTCACGAAAGAAGGGTTGAAGGTTGTTTTGAAAAACGGAGAGGAATTTATTTATAAGTGCGATTCTATCGTGTTATGTGTCGGTCAAGAGAAAGAGAGTTCTCTCTACGAAGAGTTTACATCGAAATTTCCAAATAAAGAAGCAATCGTGATCGGTGGTGCAAAAAATTCCAAAGCGGTGGACGCTAAGCGTGCCTTCTTGGAAGGGCTAGAAGCTGCACATTCAATCGGAGTTAAGAAATGA